A section of the Humulus lupulus chromosome 2, drHumLupu1.1, whole genome shotgun sequence genome encodes:
- the LOC133814692 gene encoding uncharacterized protein LOC133814692: protein MLYGRKCRSPLHWDELGERKLLGPDAVQHTNEAIQKIRARMVTAQSRQKSYADLKRKHVEFEVGDHVFLRVTPRKGISVKRFGKRGKLSAKYAGPFEILDRVGNVAYRVALPPSLSRVHNVFHVSQLRKYVSDPSHVLSYETLGLQEDLSFNERPVKILDRKDKVLRNKTISFVKVLWRNSVVQEATWELEFDMLQQYSELFE from the coding sequence atgttgtatggaagaaagtgtaggtccCCACTTCACTGGGATGAACTAggagagagaaaactacttgGACCCGATGCAGTGCAACACACCAATGAGGCTATTCAGAAAATCAGGGCTAGAATGGTCACAGCTCAAAGCAGACAGAAGTCTTATGCAGACCTAAAGCGCAAGCATGTTGAGTttgaagttggtgatcatgtatttcttCGTGTGACTCCAAGGAAAGGAATCTCGGTGAAGAGGTTTGGCAAGAGGGGAAAGCTAAGTGCCAAATATgccggaccttttgagattttggatagagTGGGCAATGTGGCTTACAGGGTAGCTTTACCACCATCATTGTCCAGggtgcacaatgtatttcatgtgtcacaACTTCGAAAATATGTATCCGACCCATCGCATGTGCTGAGCTACGAGACCTTGGGTTTGCAGGAGGATTTGTCATTCAATGAGCGTCCAGTGAAAATACTCGATCGAAAGGACAAAGTTCTAAGGAATAAGACCATTTCCTTTgtaaaggtattgtggaggaacagtgtTGTtcaggaggcaacctgggaattagagtttgATATGCTGCAGCAGTATTCCGAGTTGTTTGAataa